A genomic region of Gemmatimonadales bacterium contains the following coding sequences:
- a CDS encoding DUF4384 domain-containing protein, translating to MISLTLLALALNPTAGPRLELVQIERTADLAASDGPIRLWLDNGRQYREGDRARAQVESRDDGYLIVFNYDTEGRLRVLFPVDPGDDNFVRGGRRYEIRGRGDRESFLVGRDGVGLVYAAVSADPFRFGGLEQAGNWDYARVSIPERSSDPEADITDLLESMASNRGFDYDVVQYQVYGVTRRYIVANMWDPYWDDYYCHPYYRPSLFGCRPYGGWYFGVGYSPYRYGYYGYPYRYGYRYPVYYGGGSVRRNYPVVVGRPRSYTIVRQGNPPSSRVGSRPGSSVGNPRPMPSRPRDASRPRPQARPSNDRPAASPSTGERPRQPDAARPRGRRSTAPAAIPTIERERAGGRPSVDLTDRRETGRPSESEGRARRAAPRDDSPRVERSEPRSETPRRVDPSEPRADGPRRVERSEPRTESPRVERAPDRPRGEGRPSSSAQDAPRREAPRAEAPRRQEAPRAQSAPQRSSPPPSAAPARSGGNDRGSSSSSPRRPRGG from the coding sequence ATGATCTCATTGACGTTGTTGGCGCTTGCCTTAAACCCGACAGCCGGTCCTCGGCTCGAACTCGTTCAGATCGAACGGACCGCCGACCTCGCAGCGAGCGACGGACCGATCCGTCTCTGGCTCGACAACGGTCGCCAGTACCGCGAAGGAGATCGGGCCCGAGCACAGGTCGAATCCCGGGACGACGGGTATCTGATCGTTTTCAATTACGACACAGAAGGTCGCCTGCGGGTCCTGTTTCCGGTCGATCCGGGCGACGACAACTTTGTCCGGGGCGGCCGGCGCTACGAGATCCGCGGGCGCGGCGACCGTGAGTCATTCCTGGTTGGTCGGGACGGCGTCGGTCTGGTCTACGCAGCCGTGTCGGCTGATCCATTCCGTTTTGGCGGATTGGAGCAGGCCGGCAACTGGGACTATGCCCGCGTCAGCATCCCCGAGCGCTCCAGCGACCCGGAAGCCGACATCACCGACCTGCTCGAGTCAATGGCGAGCAATCGCGGCTTCGATTACGACGTGGTGCAATATCAGGTCTACGGTGTGACCCGCCGGTACATCGTGGCCAATATGTGGGATCCTTATTGGGACGACTACTATTGCCACCCCTACTATCGGCCCAGCCTGTTCGGCTGCCGCCCCTACGGCGGGTGGTACTTCGGGGTCGGATACTCGCCGTACCGTTACGGTTACTACGGCTATCCCTATCGGTACGGCTACCGGTACCCGGTCTACTACGGCGGCGGGTCGGTGCGGCGCAACTACCCGGTCGTCGTCGGCCGGCCGCGCAGCTACACCATCGTGCGGCAAGGTAACCCGCCTTCCTCGCGGGTGGGCAGCCGCCCGGGCAGCTCGGTCGGCAATCCGCGGCCAATGCCGTCTCGCCCCCGCGATGCGTCGCGTCCGCGGCCCCAGGCTCGTCCTTCGAACGATCGTCCCGCAGCGAGCCCGTCCACCGGCGAGCGTCCGCGGCAGCCCGATGCGGCGCGTCCGCGGGGTCGGCGTTCGACTGCACCTGCGGCGATTCCGACTATCGAGCGTGAACGGGCCGGCGGTCGGCCGTCAGTCGACCTGACTGACCGCAGGGAAACCGGCCGACCCTCAGAATCGGAAGGTCGGGCCCGGCGCGCCGCCCCGCGCGACGATTCTCCGCGGGTCGAGCGGTCGGAACCCCGCAGTGAGACGCCACGCCGCGTCGATCCGTCTGAGCCGCGGGCCGACGGTCCCCGCCGAGTCGAGCGGTCGGAGCCCCGGACCGAGAGCCCGCGGGTCGAGCGCGCGCCCGATCGGCCACGCGGGGAGGGTCGCCCGAGCTCGTCGGCCCAGGACGCGCCGAGACGCGAAGCGCCGCGGGCGGAGGCACCGCGTCGTCAAGAAGCGCCTCGAGCGCAGTCGGCGCCACAGCGCTCGAGTCCGCCGCCCAGTGCAGCCCCGGCTCGGAGCGGAGGTAACGATCGCGGCTCGAGCAGTTCCTCGCCGCGGCGGCCGCGCGGCGGCTGA
- a CDS encoding nuclear transport factor 2 family protein has translation MTSPSESTTDTRQLGRQLIDTFIKGWSKADVNLIMSVFSEAAVFLETPFSEPLSTPEGIRRYWADVPYNQSEITATSGEVYVAGPWFSTEFKVVFRRRRTGEWIEARGAVFCETTGDKISEMRMYWQRNV, from the coding sequence ATGACTTCGCCATCTGAAAGTACTACGGATACCCGTCAGTTGGGCCGGCAGCTGATCGACACCTTCATCAAGGGGTGGTCCAAGGCCGACGTCAATCTGATCATGTCGGTCTTCTCTGAGGCCGCCGTGTTCCTCGAGACACCTTTCTCCGAGCCCCTCTCCACGCCGGAAGGGATCCGGCGCTATTGGGCCGACGTACCATATAATCAGTCCGAGATAACCGCGACCTCCGGCGAGGTCTATGTGGCGGGTCCCTGGTTTTCGACCGAGTTCAAGGTGGTGTTCCGGCGCCGGCGGACCGGGGAGTGGATCGAGGCTCGCGGTGCCGTTTTCTGTGAAACGACCGGAGACAAGATCTCCGAAATGCGGATGTACTGGCAGCGCAACGTCTGA
- a CDS encoding DinB family protein, which translates to MPDKAAILDHLARSGAVFTNAFRALAPKQFFAKPGPNQWSIAETVEHVTIVELGSGKLIRTKLTESEADAALLAQAEDGTARIEARLGPEGGPFQAPERVLPKGRWQSAEEMLAVFEENRAATIDFIEGTSLDLTRYVAPHPRFGPIHGLDWAYFLALHSERHVLQIERIKQSPTYPA; encoded by the coding sequence ATGCCGGACAAGGCAGCAATCCTCGACCACCTTGCGCGTTCCGGTGCGGTGTTTACCAACGCGTTTCGCGCACTCGCGCCAAAGCAGTTCTTTGCCAAGCCCGGGCCGAACCAGTGGTCGATCGCGGAAACCGTCGAGCACGTCACCATCGTCGAACTCGGCTCCGGCAAGCTGATCCGTACCAAGCTCACCGAAAGCGAGGCGGATGCCGCATTGCTGGCACAGGCCGAGGATGGGACGGCGCGGATCGAGGCACGGCTGGGCCCTGAGGGCGGGCCGTTTCAGGCGCCAGAGCGAGTTCTCCCGAAGGGGCGCTGGCAGTCGGCGGAGGAGATGCTCGCGGTCTTCGAAGAGAATCGAGCGGCAACGATCGATTTCATCGAGGGTACTTCGCTTGACCTGACCCGGTATGTTGCCCCGCACCCGCGTTTCGGCCCGATTCACGGCCTCGACTGGGCCTACTTCCTGGCGCTGCACAGTGAGCGGCACGTGCTGCAGATCGAGCGCATCAAGCAGAGCCCGACCTACCCTGCCTAA
- a CDS encoding ABC transporter ATP-binding protein: protein MTAVPVVVGRDLTRTFMVNQQSVAALRGVSIQVDQGEYLAFTGPSGSGKSTLLQLLGGLDTPTSGTLELLGRSLDGMSDAALTDLRLHRIGFVFQRFHLLPVLTAQENVELPMAEAGLGRAQRAAKARDLLEYVGLGARAGHRATQLSGGEMQRVAVARALANDPALLLADEPTGELDVETGNQVLDLFDRLHADGRTLIVVTHDERLASRARRRVRLRDGRVVADESMDQS from the coding sequence ATGACCGCTGTTCCCGTAGTCGTAGGTCGCGACCTGACGCGCACCTTCATGGTCAACCAGCAGTCGGTGGCTGCGCTCAGGGGCGTCTCGATCCAAGTCGACCAGGGCGAGTACCTGGCGTTTACCGGACCATCAGGCAGCGGCAAGTCGACCCTGTTGCAGCTGCTCGGGGGGCTCGACACGCCGACGTCTGGCACGCTCGAGCTGCTGGGCCGGTCGCTCGACGGGATGTCCGATGCGGCGCTCACCGATCTTCGGCTCCACCGGATCGGCTTTGTCTTTCAGCGGTTTCACCTGCTGCCGGTGCTGACTGCGCAGGAAAATGTCGAGTTGCCGATGGCCGAAGCCGGGCTCGGGCGGGCCCAGCGCGCCGCCAAAGCAAGGGATCTGCTCGAGTACGTCGGTCTGGGAGCCAGGGCCGGCCACCGCGCTACGCAACTGTCAGGTGGCGAGATGCAGCGAGTTGCCGTGGCGCGCGCGCTCGCGAATGATCCGGCGCTTCTGCTTGCCGACGAGCCGACAGGCGAACTGGACGTCGAAACCGGCAACCAGGTGCTCGATCTGTTCGATCGGCTCCATGCCGACGGAAGGACCCTGATCGTCGTGACGCATGACGAACGCCTCGCCAGCCGCGCTCGGCGTCGGGTTCGACTTCGCGATGGACGCGTGGTTGCCGATGAATCGATGGACCAGAGCTGA